From a region of the Mercurialis annua linkage group LG1-X, ddMerAnnu1.2, whole genome shotgun sequence genome:
- the LOC126677603 gene encoding pathogenesis-related thaumatin-like protein 3.5: protein MATFNFHFPLLLIILIIISSGVKVTESVRIFTIINYCKETIWPAITPGENFNGGGFDLKPGQSIVFTAPVGWSGRIWARNGCNFDKNGNGTCQTGACGSSLKCSGAGQTPASLAEFTLAALDFYDVSLVDGFNLPLVVTPINGSGNCSVAGCVSDLRPNCPAELAVKSKGKAIACRSACDVFNTDEYCCRGLYGNPVVCQPTYYSKKFKEACPTAYSYAYDDPTSIFTCSGADYVVSFCSSRDQQVCTYHDKKLVCGGTTSGGSQGLKSLFGRWMTVMLVLTLLVNWWMI, encoded by the exons ATGGCAACTTTCAATTTCCATTTTCCACTTCTGCTAATTATACTCATTATAATTTCATCAG GAGTAAAAGTAACAGAATCTGTGAGAATTTTTACCATAATAAACTATTGCAAAGAGACAATATGGCCTGCAATTACTCCAGGTGAGAATTTCAACGGAGGTGGATTTGACCTAAAACCAGGCCAATCCATTGTCTTCACTGCCCCTGTCGGATGGAGTGGCCGTATATGGGCTCGAAACGGTTGCAACTTCGACAAAAACGGCAATGGAACATGCCAAACTGGAGCATGCGGTTCATCCTTAAAGTGTTCCGGCGCCGGTCAAACCCCCGCGTCACTAGCTGAATTCACCCTAGCCGCACTCGACTTCTATGACGTCAGCCTTGTCGACGGATTCAATTTACCGTTAGTTGTTACACCAATTAACGGTAGCGGAAATTGTAGCGTTGCTGGTTGTGTTTCTGACCTGAGGCCTAATTGTCCAGCCGAGCTCGCCGTTAAGTCAAAGGGGAAGGCCATCGCTTGCCGGAGTGCGTGTGACGTGTTTAATACCGACGAGTATTGTTGTAGAGGACTTTATGGTAATCCTGTAGTATGCCAACCTACATATTACTCCAAGAAATTTAAAGAGGCATGCCCTACTGCTTATAGTTATGCATATGATGATCCTACAAGCATTTTTACTTGCTCCGGTGCTGATTATGTCGTCTCCTTTTGTAGCTCGAG GGACCAACAGGTTTGCACATATCATGATAAGAAGCTTGTTTGTGGTGGAACAACTAGTGGAGGATCTCAAGGATTAAAATCATTGTTCGGAAGATGGATGACTGTGATGCTTGTATTGACATTATTGGTTAATTGGTGGATGATATAG
- the LOC126673264 gene encoding pathogenesis-related thaumatin-like protein 3.5, which yields MAFTAPVGWSGRIWARSGCNFEKKGNGTCQTGACGSSLKCSDSGQTPVSIAEFTLAELDFYDVSLVDGFNLPVVVTPINGNGNCSVAGCVSDMRRSCPSDLAVKSKGKVIGCRSACDVFNTDEYCCRGVYGNPIVCQPTYYSKKFKKACPTAYSYPYDDPSRIFTCSAPHYVVTFWC from the coding sequence ATGGCGTTCACTGCCCCTGTCGGATGGAGTGGCCGTATATGGGCTCGAAGCGGTTGCAACTTCGAAAAAAAAGGCAACGGAACATGCCAAACCGGAGCCTGCGGTTCATCCTTAAAGTGTTCCGATTCCGGTCAAACCCCAGTATCAATAGCTGAATTCACCCTTGCCGAACTGGATTTCTATGACGTCAGCCTCGTTGACGGGTTCAATTTGCCGGTAGTTGTTACACCAATCAACGGTAACGGAAATTGTAGCGTCGCTGGTTGTGTTTCTGACATGAGGCGTAGCTGTCCATCGGATCTGGCCGTCAAGTCAAAGGGGAAGGTTATCGGTTGCCGGAGTGCTTGTGACGTGTTCAATACCGATGAATATTGTTGTAGAGGAGTCTATGGTAATCCTATAGTATGCCAACCTACGTATTATTCAAAGAAATTTAAGAAGGCATGCCCTACTGCTTATAGTTATCCATATGATGATCCTTCTCGCATTTTTACTTGCTCTGCTCCTCATTATGTTGTCACCTTTTGGTGCTAA
- the LOC126673274 gene encoding sulfated surface glycoprotein 185-like: MAGELGNVTYMSQTQLNVLLSPPSHGLKRRIVDPKLSCIARLALIIISAGSNLIIVVVAPLVARFLTALSTSTRKSNNRQPIAGPAIDNPSLPSLNPSPPPSNPSIDNPSPPPSNPSIDNPSPPPSNPSIDNPSPPPSNPSIDNPSLPPSNPSIDNPSSPPSPANP; the protein is encoded by the exons ATGGCGGGTGAACTTGGCAATGTCACCTACATGTCACAAACTCAGTTGAATGTGCTTTTATCTCCTCCATCCCATGGGCTAAAAAGGAGAATAGTGGACCCAAAGCTCTCATGCATCGCACGA CTAGCTTTAATCATAATCTCAGCCGGATCCAACCTCATTATTGTGGTTGTCGCTCCTCTTGTTGCCAGATTTCTCACCGCTCTCAGCACCTCCACCAGAAAATCCAACAATCGGCAACCCATTGCCGGCCCAGCAATCGACAACCCATCGCTGCCGTCGTTGAACCCATCGCCACCACCGTCGAACCCATCAATCGACAACCCATCGCCGCCGCCGTCGAACCCATCAATCGACAACCCATCGCCGCCGCCGTCGAACCCATCAATCGACAACCCATCGCCGCCGCCGTCGAACCCATCAATCGACAACCCATCGTTGCCGCCGTCGAACCCATCAATCGACAACCCATCGTCGCCGCCATCGCCAGCAAACCCATAG
- the LOC126677593 gene encoding auxin transporter-like protein 3, with protein sequence MASEKVETVVAGNYVEMEREEGNSSSTKSKFSQFLWNGGSVYDAWFSCSSNQVAQVLLTLPYSFSQLGMLSGILFQLFYGLMGSWTAYLISVLYVEYRTRKEREKVDFRNHVIQWFEVLDGLLGKHWRNAGLFFNCTFLLFGSVIQLIACASNIYYINDNLDKRTWTYIFGACCATTVFIPSFHNYRIWSFLGLIMTTYTAWYLTTASLIHGQVEGVKHSGPTKMVLYFTGATNILYTFGGHAVTVEIMHAMWKPQKFKLIYLLATLYVLTLTLPSASAVYWAFGDLLLTHSNAFSLLPKTRYRDVAVILMLIHQFITFGFACTPLYFVWEKFIRVHETKSLFKRALVRLPVVIPIWFLAIIFPFFGPINSTVGSLLVSFTVYIIPSLAHMITFSSASARENAVERPPSILGGWVGIFCVNIFVVVWVFIVGFGFGGWASMLNFIHQIASFGVFTKCYQCPPHKA encoded by the exons ATGGCTTCAGAGAAAGTTGAAACTGTTGTAGCAGGGAATTATGTAGAAATGGAGAGAGAAGAGGGCAACTCAAGTTCTACTAAGTCCAAATTTTCACAGTTTCTTTGGAATGGTGGCTCAGTTTATGATGCTTGGTTTAGTTGTTCTTCTAACCAG GTTGCGCAAGTTCTTCTGACATTGCCATACTCATTTTCACAACTTGGAATGTTATCTGGAATTCTTTTTCAACTTTTCTATGGTTTGATGGGAAGTTGGACTGCTTATCTTATTAGTGTTCTGTACGTTGAGTATAGGACtagaaaagaaagagaaaaagttgATTTCAGGAATCATGTTATTCAG TGGTTCGAAGTTCTTGATGGATTGCTGGGTAAACATTGGAGAAATGCAGGCCtctttttcaattgcacctttCTTTTATTTGGATCTGTAATTCAGTTGATTGCTTGCGCAAG CAACATCTATTATATAAATGACAATCTAGACAAAAGAACATGGACCTACATCTTTGGAGCATGTTGTGCTACCACAGTCTTTATTCCTTCATTCCATAATTACAGGATTTGGTCATTTTTAGGTCTAATTATGACTACTTATACTGCATGGTATCTTACAACTGCATCCCTAATTCATGGACAG GTTGAAGGAGTAAAACATTCTGGTCCAACCAAAATGGTTCTCTACTTTACTGGGGCTACCAACATTCTTTACACCTTTGGTGGGCATGCTGTCACAGT GGAAATAATGCATGCGATGTGGAAGCCACAGAAATTCAAGCTAATATACTTGTTGGCAACATTATATGTGTTAACCCTAACACTACCATCAGCTTCTGCTGTTTATTGGGCATTTGGTGACTTGTTACTCACTCATTCAAATGCTTTCTCTTTGCTTCCAAAGACCAGATATAGAGATGTCGCTGTCATACTTATGCTCATTCACCag TTTATTACCTTTGGATTTGCATGCACACCTTTATACTTTGTTTGGGAGAAATTCATTAGGGTTCATGAGACTAAGAGTTTGTTCAAAAGGGCATTGGTTAGACTGCCTGTGGTGATACCAATATGGTTTTTGGCTATTATTTTCCCATTCTTTGGCCCTATCAATTCAACGGTTGGATCTCTTCTTGTCAGCTTCACTGTCTACATAATTCCTTCATTAGCTCACATGATTACTTTTTCTTCTGCATCAGCAAGAGAG AATGCAGTAGAGAGGCCACCATCAATTTTAGGAGGATGGGTTGGAATATTTTGTGTGAACATATTTGTAGTAGTATGGGTATTTATTGTAGGATTTGGGTTTGGAGGATGGGCAAGTATGCTCAATTTCATACATCAAATTGCTTCATTTGGTGTATTCACTAAATGCTATCAATGTCCTCCTCACAAGGCTTGA